From a region of the Triticum aestivum cultivar Chinese Spring chromosome 7D, IWGSC CS RefSeq v2.1, whole genome shotgun sequence genome:
- the LOC123169998 gene encoding quinone-oxidoreductase QR2: MATKIYIVYYSTWGHVATLAEEIKKGADSVPGVEVTIWRVPETLPEGVLAKMHAAPGRQDHPVITAGQLAEADGVLFGTPTRFGMMAAQMKAFFDSTGGLWKEQSLAGKPAGVFFATATQGGGQESTALTAVTQLAHHGMLFVPVGGTHGAGMLIMDEVKGGSAYGAGTFAGADGSRVPTGAELALAEHQGRYFAGIAKKLKSV, encoded by the exons ATGGCGACCAAGATATACATCGT GTACTACTCGACCTGGGGGCACGTCGCGACGCTGGCGGAGGAGATAAAGAAGGGCGCCGACTCCGTCCCCGGCGTGGAGGTCACCATATGGCGGGTGCCGGAGACGCTGCCGGAGGGCGTGCTGGCGAAGATGCACGCCGCGCCGGGGCGCCAGGACCACCCCGTCATCACGGCGGGCCAGCTGGCCGAGGCCGACGGCGTCCTGTTCGGCACCCCGACGCGGTTCGGCATGATGGCGGCGCAGATGAAGGCCTTCTTCGACTCCACCGGCGGCCTCTGGAAGGAGCAGTCCCTCGCCGGCAAGCCCGCGGGCGTCTTCTTCGCGACGGCCACCCAGGGCGGCGGCCAGGAGTCCACCGCGCTCACGGCCGTCACGCAGCTGGCGCACCACGGCATGCTGTTCGTGCCTGTCGGGGGCACGCACGGCGCCGGCATGCTGATCATGGACGAGGTCAAGGGCGGCAGCGCGTACGGGGCGGGCACCTTCGCCGGCGCCGACGGTAGCAGGGTGCCCACTGGCGCCGAGCTCGCTTTGGCGGAGCACCAGGGGAGGTACTTCGCCGGCATCGCTAAGAAGCTCAAGTCCGTGTGA